A genomic region of Miscanthus floridulus cultivar M001 chromosome 3, ASM1932011v1, whole genome shotgun sequence contains the following coding sequences:
- the LOC136547505 gene encoding ricin B-like lectin R40G3: MAYYGRDQRYGGYGGIATPGYAPPVPYGMSQVNIEGNGCGRPLPPQPTVKVYRRANPNYAMTIRDGRVVLAPANPKDEYQHWIKDMRWSTSIKDEEGYPAFALVNKATGEAIKHSLGQSHPVRLVPYNPDFLDESVLWTESRDVGNGFRCIRMVNNIYLNFDALHGDKWHGGVRDGTDVVLWKWCEGDNQRWKVQPYY, translated from the coding sequence ATGGCATACTACGGCCGTGACCAGCGCTACGGCGGGTACGGCGGCATCGCGACGCCGGGGTACGCTCCGCCGGTGCCGTACGGGATGTCGCAGGTGAACATCGAGGGCAACGGGTGCGGGCGGCCGCTGCCGCCGCAGCCGACCGTGAAGGTGTACCGCCGCGCCAACCCCAACTACGCCATGACTATCCGCGACGGCAGGGTGGTGCTGGCGCCGGCGAACCCCAAGGACGAGTACCAGCACTGGATCAAGGACATGCGGTGGAGCACGAGCATCAAGGACGAGGAGGGTTACCCGGCGTTCGCGCTGGTGAACAAGGCCACCGGGGAGGCCATCAAGCACTCGCTGGGGCAGTCCCACCCGGTGCGCCTGGTGCCCTACAACCCGGACTTCCTGGACGAGTCCGTGCTCTGGACCGAGAGCCGCGACGTCGGCAATGGCTTCCGATGCATCCGCATGGTCAACAACATCTACCTCAACTTCGACGCCCTCCACGGCGACAAGTGGCACGGCGGCGTCCGTGACGGCACCGACGTCGTGCTCTGGAAGTGGTGCGAGGGCGACAACCAGCGCTGGAAGGTCCAGCCCTACTACTGA